From the Exiguobacterium aurantiacum genome, one window contains:
- a CDS encoding thioredoxin family protein: protein MITDGLLYIYAPMCGTCAVAERMLSVVEAVDPELTIEKRDANFIPNELEAYQVMSVPALLKLENGQVRDRLYAFQNVQHVLSFVK from the coding sequence ATGATTACTGACGGATTGTTATATATATACGCCCCAATGTGCGGTACATGCGCCGTGGCCGAGCGGATGCTCTCGGTCGTCGAGGCGGTCGACCCGGAATTGACTATTGAAAAACGCGATGCCAACTTTATCCCGAACGAGCTCGAGGCGTATCAAGTCATGAGCGTCCCGGCACTGTTGAAGCTGGAGAATGGCCAAGTTCGCGATCGTTTATACGCGTTTCAAAACGTTCAACACGTCCTATCTTTCGTCAAATGA
- a CDS encoding methionine ABC transporter ATP-binding protein, which produces MIQLRNVAKWFDTKNGRVQAVDDVSLTIESGEIFGIIGYSGAGKSTLIRLLNRLEAPSSGDIVVAGSELTKLTPKELRGVRKNVSMVFQHFNLLWSRTVAENISFPLELIGVPASERKRRVQELVDLVGLAGREDSYPSQLSGGQKQRVGIARALATNPEVLLCDEATSALDPKTTDSILELLVSINKKLGLTIVLITHEMHVIQKICHRVAVMEAGKVVETGQVADVFQHPEQPITKEFVKQIGAVEDMSLTFEHLKARYPSGQIVKLKFLNETAEQPILSEVLKGHEIGFNIIGGKVTQSQVGALGTLFIQLIGEPTEIERAIASIRSKAVEVEVENDVS; this is translated from the coding sequence TTGATTCAACTACGTAATGTGGCCAAATGGTTCGACACGAAAAACGGTCGGGTCCAGGCGGTCGATGATGTGTCGCTTACTATCGAAAGCGGCGAAATTTTTGGAATAATCGGATATTCGGGGGCGGGGAAGTCGACGCTCATCCGATTGCTCAACCGACTCGAGGCACCGTCAAGCGGTGATATCGTGGTCGCCGGCAGCGAGCTGACGAAGCTCACGCCGAAGGAACTACGCGGGGTACGTAAAAACGTCTCGATGGTGTTCCAACACTTCAACCTATTATGGTCGCGCACGGTCGCTGAGAACATCAGCTTCCCGCTCGAGCTCATCGGGGTACCGGCGAGCGAGCGTAAACGTCGCGTCCAAGAACTTGTCGATCTCGTCGGCTTGGCTGGACGAGAAGACAGCTATCCGTCACAACTATCGGGCGGCCAAAAGCAGCGAGTCGGGATAGCCCGTGCGCTCGCTACGAATCCAGAAGTGCTCCTCTGCGATGAAGCGACGAGCGCCCTCGACCCGAAGACGACGGATTCGATTCTTGAACTGCTCGTCAGCATCAACAAGAAGCTCGGATTGACGATTGTCCTCATCACCCATGAGATGCACGTCATTCAAAAGATTTGTCATCGCGTCGCCGTCATGGAGGCAGGGAAGGTCGTCGAGACCGGACAAGTCGCCGACGTGTTCCAACATCCGGAACAGCCGATCACGAAAGAGTTCGTCAAACAGATCGGCGCGGTCGAAGACATGTCGCTCACGTTCGAGCACTTGAAAGCCCGTTATCCGAGCGGTCAAATCGTCAAGCTCAAGTTCTTGAATGAGACGGCCGAACAACCGATCTTATCCGAAGTGTTAAAAGGTCACGAAATTGGCTTTAACATCATCGGCGGAAAAGTGACGCAGTCACAAGTCGGTGCACTTGGAACACTGTTTATTCAATTGATTGGTGAACCAACAGAGATTGAACGTGCTATCGCCTCGATTCGATCAAAAGCAGTCGAAGTGGAGGTTGAAAACGATGTTTCCTAA
- a CDS encoding methionine ABC transporter permease, with amino-acid sequence MFPNVDWEVMMLETWNTLYMTFVAGAATFVFGLGLGMLLYITNEPLMTKNRFIYSIVGAFVNIFRSVPFIILIILLIPFTRTIVGTILGPTAALPALIIGAAPFYARMVELALREVDRGVIEAAESMGATKWQIIYKVLFPEALPAIVSGITVTIVALVGYTAMAGVIGSGGLGTLAFLDGFQRSQNDVTFVATVLILVIVFIIQFIGDRLVTKIDKRSA; translated from the coding sequence ATGTTTCCTAACGTAGATTGGGAAGTCATGATGCTAGAGACATGGAATACGCTTTACATGACTTTCGTCGCAGGTGCGGCTACTTTCGTATTTGGTCTTGGTCTTGGAATGCTTCTTTATATAACAAATGAACCGTTGATGACAAAAAATCGTTTTATCTATTCAATCGTCGGGGCTTTCGTTAACATCTTCCGTTCCGTTCCATTTATCATTTTAATTATTTTGCTCATTCCGTTCACACGAACGATTGTCGGAACCATCCTTGGTCCGACAGCGGCGCTACCAGCACTCATTATTGGTGCAGCACCGTTTTATGCCCGTATGGTTGAGCTCGCTTTACGTGAAGTTGATCGCGGGGTAATCGAAGCGGCCGAATCGATGGGTGCGACGAAATGGCAAATTATTTATAAAGTCTTATTCCCGGAAGCATTACCAGCCATCGTGTCGGGAATTACGGTTACGATTGTCGCTCTCGTTGGATATACGGCAATGGCAGGGGTAATCGGAAGTGGTGGACTTGGTACGCTAGCGTTCCTAGACGGCTTCCAACGCTCCCAAAACGACGTTACGTTCGTCGCGACCGTATTAATTTTGGTGATTGTCTTCATTATTCAATTCATCGGAGATCGTCTCGTAACAAAAATCGATAAGCGTTCCGCTTAA
- a CDS encoding MetQ/NlpA family ABC transporter substrate-binding protein, whose translation MKSWKTVLGLTAASALTILAACGGDSESGSGDDKTLVVGASNVPHAEILEHVKDEYEEKGYKLEIKKFQDYVLPNKTLADGDIDANYFQHQPYLDLQMKDNKDYKFASAGGVHVEPIGIYSQDYKSLDELPDGGEIIMSSNVAEHGRMLTLLQNEGVITLADGKTTDATVADIVDNPKNLKFTMNVEAALLPQAYNNGEGDAVIINTNYAIDAGLSPLDDSIALEGEDSPYVNLIVTREGEEDDERVKALLEVLTTKETQDWILEEYEGAVIPVNN comes from the coding sequence ATGAAATCATGGAAAACAGTACTCGGATTAACAGCAGCTTCAGCACTCACAATTCTCGCGGCTTGCGGTGGGGATTCAGAATCAGGTTCGGGCGATGACAAGACGCTCGTCGTCGGCGCGTCAAACGTCCCACACGCAGAAATTTTGGAGCACGTGAAAGACGAGTATGAAGAAAAAGGTTACAAGCTTGAAATCAAAAAGTTCCAAGATTACGTCCTTCCGAACAAAACGTTAGCGGACGGAGATATTGACGCGAACTACTTCCAACACCAGCCATACCTTGATCTTCAAATGAAAGATAACAAAGACTATAAATTCGCATCTGCTGGCGGAGTTCACGTTGAGCCGATCGGTATCTATTCACAAGACTACAAGTCGCTTGATGAGCTTCCAGATGGAGGCGAAATCATCATGAGCTCGAACGTTGCCGAGCATGGACGGATGTTGACACTTCTTCAAAACGAAGGCGTGATCACACTTGCTGACGGTAAAACGACGGACGCGACAGTGGCTGACATTGTCGACAACCCTAAAAACTTGAAGTTCACAATGAACGTTGAAGCGGCACTTCTTCCACAAGCTTACAACAACGGCGAAGGCGACGCTGTTATCATCAATACAAACTATGCAATTGATGCGGGTCTTTCTCCACTTGACGATTCAATCGCACTTGAAGGTGAAGACTCACCATACGTTAACTTGATCGTTACACGTGAAGGTGAAGAGGACGATGAGCGTGTGAAAGCACTCCTTGAAGTTCTTACAACGAAAGAAACACAGGATTGGATTTTAGAGGAATATGAAGGTGCAGTTATTCCAGTGAATAACTAA